CAAATCCTTGGACTGTTGAACAGATAGAATTCTAACCTCACTGGAATGGATAGTACACACCGCACCGCACCGCAAGTATATATCTGACCCAAAATTAAGAGACACATCCGGATATTAGATAATACTATACTAATTAATAACAGGTACGTGAAAGGTAGAGTGATATCGTCAATATCAATAAGATATTGTATCGATTAATATTGAGAAAACTTAGTATAGTCCTCCTCGCATGCCCGGCTGGAATTAACCGTTAAAGTCCCGGTCTCAGTAATTGGGTCATCAAACACGAATTCGAGCAGACTGCAGAGGACCTTGGAAAAACGTAAACCTCCGATATTAAACCAGACACGTCTATAATTCCACCAAGCCAACATCCTGATCTGAAACCTAACCGTACCGCCGGGGCGAGCCTTGGCTTCTGAAATTGGCTTGGCCACTTTATCTTGGTCGACGAACGTATTGCTGGTTGTTGAGAGTTTGAAACTAACAACGGTTTGGTTCCTCGAAGTCACATAAAAGGGAGGACTCACCGGCTTCGCTGCAAGCAAGAGTATCTCGCGTGGGTCATCCTTATTCATCATCTTGTAAAACAGCATGGCTTCGATGCTGTGAAAGTCGAGACCCAGCTTTACGTTGGGGTTGATAACGAGGACCGTCAAGTCCAACGTGGCGGTTAACTCGGGGCCGGCAGTCACATCAAGTTGGGTCAGGACGGCCGAGTCGATCTGGAACACTGGTGTTTGGGGGCGGAGCACCGCATCCTGGATAAAGCTAAACAGCTCATCGGATAATACTAGGATGAAACAGCAGCAGGCAAAGATCACTTGCCAACGAGGAATTGAGCGAGTCACTGTCGTGTCCATGAtactattctttttctttttttcttttggcaacCGTCTGAGACTACTTTTACTCTTTTGATTTGTTTAACTCTGTGAGGCGGATAGAGTTGGtgtcctattttttttttgattgaaagGGAATTATATTAACTCAACAAAATACATCAAACTAGGGATAATATTCTCCAAGTGAGAACTCCACAAAACTATCAAATACAACTGGCAGTAATCAACTCATGGATCCAAGGAGGTCCTACCTCCTTGCAAAACATAGCTCGAGTCAAGGACAAGGCCGATCTTGCAAGCTTATGAGCCACTCCATTGAGACGCCTCTTCACATGTTTCCAAGAGATCATTTCAAAATCTCGCATCTTTATCCGAACTGCATCTAAGATTCCCCCGATATCACTTAAATCCCACTTAGTACAATTTAGGCCTTTAAGTATGTTGAGTGCATCCCCTTGTATTGCAACCCTATTCAACCCCAATTCCTGACAATACTTTAATCCATGCCACAAAGCCAAGGCTTCGGTTGCTGCAGGTTTAATAGGAACTTGCATTGGAGTAGAGAAAGCCCCAACCAGGTTACCAACACTATTAACAATGACAGCACCTAACCCAGCACAACCCTTCTTTACATCCACTGCCCCGTCAAAGAACAATTTGGCCTCTATCATACTCGTATCCTGATGAGTATTACAATCCTCAAATTGCTGTTCTCCAtataacaaattattgtcttgCTGCGCCTGGGCAAATTCAGAATGCCATTCCTCACACCTTAAAACAATCTGTTTGGCCTCCATTTCTGCTTTACCATGCAATACATCATTCCGACTCTTCCAAATCCACCAACTGATTAAACCAAATAACTCCAACTCACTCTTATTACCCACAGTGGCCACATGGAttagtaaatcaataaatgaatTCTCCTTCCAGTGCTTAACGAAACCTCTTAGTAACCTAATTCAGTGAGGCGGCCGCGGATAGAGTTGATTATTCTAATATATAATAACCTAATTAAGAATAATATTTGGAGAAAAAATTTttatacacttttttttttttaaataaagggcTTGTACGGCTACCCTCAAGCCTTTCCAGCCTTAATTGATGAAACTGCCGAATACAAAGAGGGGACAATGAACacattattttattaaaaaaaattatatatatatatttatatatataatttatgtgTCTGACATAAACTCTAGTGACTTTTTTAAATTATAAtaggtgtttggctccaattttatttgagctggtcaacagtctcttttcttacgcgggcgtgccagcaccgttcgggtgcggtcgtcaggggtgtcccttgacctgacttcttttcaGCGATTGttgacgaggagagcaccaacctcgtcgcagGATTCTTTGTGTCTCGTGGccaggacttttgctgagcttcttgaaaatcaccaaatcgatactcgatgttgtagattgagcagagcgagaaccaccggGAAGTGAGgagatcttgctaaagcgtgactttagcttggctgggttgctagggcgttacccttgcttggctggttccgtaaccattgtggtcgcggcactaccgtcggctcccgaggagactaggaccgaagtacgttgacagagggtttggtggcactaatagtcggctcctgaggagactaggacttagagtgtgatcaccgataagagaaagagaaggagaggagttgctcttagagaggttgctctagagagaacttagatcatcgtAGAGATGTTTGTTGTTGAATGAATTGGTCGGTGtttggtcgcggcactaccgtcggctcccgaggagactaggaccgaagcactttgacagagggtttggtggcactgaaagtcggcttctgagaagactaggactaggagtgtgatcaccgctaagagaaagagaaggagaggagttgctcttagagaggttgctctagagagaacttagatcatcttagagatgtttgttGTTGAATGAAttggtctcttcctttctcttagcctctatttataggtttccaagcaacactatttggcctttaaataaATCATAATGGAGCACTTAAACATtaatggaatgttaggtttaagcacttaaacacttaatggaatgttaggtttaagcacttaaacacttaatggaatgttaggtttaagcactttctactcctttattcctttaatttttatctccactaagaactcagatatagcctttgacttcttcatatgaaattatccaccatgagtgtagattattgtggtaaaatttcagaatttattacCATGTGGTtaggccggaaatgctgctggacctcttacaggtccagttttccagttttgcttctgcagaaaattggactgattatttgaaggccttccactcaaaaaaagctcttgaactcttcataagaaatgattcttaggatgtctagagtGAATCTGggaagttttagctcatttcgatttcatatggttagtctgccgcccctccttccttgtttagctcggtttctcctagccgaagtaggaaaatatgctaaagttgactttttatgcttccatagtaggctttatttagcctctaaatatatatttcgaacttgtcaaaaatatatagcttgagccactgatattggctcaatttatccaagacgtgccttgtcaggccaaaatgtttattttgggtccaaacaataGGATTAGTCTTATAAATATCTTCAGAGATCCTAATCATTGTACGATTCATTAAGTCATAAGTTTGGTGATTGGTTACTCCCCAATCAATATCAATTTTAAGCCACACTAGCTTGTAAAGACATTCTAAATCATCCTATATATATCTTGCAGGATGTGGTTAGAATCATGAGAGAAATTCGTGTATGACAGGCTCGGCCATGCCCAAGGAAAGGTAGGGCACAATTTTTTTGAATataaggttatatatatatatatattgatatatttatatataaataataatgagtttttctattggaatctccaaatttactcacttgacctcctatgctttttacaccttcTATCAAATTTtctaatactaaatttactcactaaatctCACTGAATtttctcaaataacctcactcatataatttgcaaacaaactattaactttaaaataaaaaacttagttaattcaatgaattaattactctataaatcttaattacatatccattccttaatcagacaacataattttttttcttccaataacaaaaattaaacacaaggtactgagttttaaaaattaatttctaatcaacaagaaaataacatgaactattttgtagttttttttttaacttttgttttttttgtttttttgttttttgtttttttctgttttagctCTGCAAAAATATATGaagattaataattttttcttaatgtttattttatgtacctcatgattaattatttagatatttgtttttaaaaattgctagctcattttttgttttttttttgtttgtaaatataatggatagacttagatttaggtcataatatgatttgttttgttttccctcagagaaattttattaacacatccctaaatacttaatacacattctaatttttttacatttttttacatttttttacaTTTATATGGGTAAATGAAATGACTGAAAAGACATTCATATTAGAAAAAGAACTATAATTGGAATTGTTTAATAgctttttgttcaagtaaaccctaatttgtgtttggcccaaactctaggttgcttgacctagtagtaatagggttaaattagaaggatctagattcctattcaatgtacgattccttgtatgattgagattctttacattgtaattctctatataaagagacccctattatcaatgaggaTACACAACGATTTCCTcttaatttcagtttctctacaacacgttatcagcatgaagccctaactctgaaaaccctaatttcgtaactTTAGAAATCTGGCAACCACCAccccacatatcgaagccctaatcccaaggagcccagaaccggcggcggaaccaccGGAACAGGCCGAAATCGACTCGAACCGGCTGTCGGAAAATCCGAACCAGCCCCTGCCTTGAGCCTGCCATGTGCCTGCCCCCTGCGAGCCCTGTAGATAGCTGCCGAGCCCTGTGCGTGCACCTGTCGacacctgccgagacctgcgcACCCCTGTGCCTGCATCTGCCGACAGCTGCCTAGCCCCTACGCAGCACTTGCCGAGCATCTGCCTGCCATCCTCTGCATAGCCCCTGCAGCAGCTTCGCACAACCCCTGTAGCAGCCCTGCCTAACTCCGGCCACCAGTTTCCAGCAACCCCTTTTCCGGCCATCTACAGtgacttttccggtcaaattttcAGCCcaattttcaaggtaaacttttctaaaagttcccgtttttgaagttttttttttttttttcattcttttcttcttttctcggggacttgcaacctcccttcttctacccccctttcttcttcataggggagaccaaattaagtcgaactgtgggggttcgtgctcactccaagcttggagcttgtagagtcctccaaacttagagtttgttaagataaaacgatcgaccgcaaacatcattgtttcgatctaatccaacccctcttggaatcaaatttcttggaagcgactaagctcggaaattcctaatttcttggaagcgactacgcttagaaattttatttgttttcgtggtatcctttttcactccgaaactaaccatttttcttgttctctttcaggatgagtaacctgaacaaattggactttgctccattgggaacaactagctctgaatatcacaggtgggttcgtgatatccgctaGCATCTCAAGGTCGATGGAACCTTGGATaagattctcgagcctagccaggacgtgctaactgttgagcaagctcaagctttggaatcaaatagagcagccttagaggcaaataaggcgaaagccatcatcctaatgactcgtcatatggatgattcgctccagtacgagtgtatgaatgaagaagaccccagaaggctttggtctcactcgaagatagactTGGCAACATCTATGAccccctgcttcctgacctagaagtgagatgacatagcctccacttctgtgatttcaagtcagttcttgactacaactcggaagcacttcgcattaaatccttaatggaattctgtggtaaagagatcacaaatgcgatgttgattgagaagactctctctactttcctcgTCTcggcattgatggttgctaagaactatcgaatctatgttactgcaagacgaatcacaaggtttcatgagctcattggagctatgaatgtcgctgaaaagcatgacaacatccttgagtagaactataattcgagatccgtgggaacaaagcatattccagaatccaattatagtcgcgccccaaaaaGAGGGCGCAacgagcgaaaccctaatcttagggatacatttggacattctggtccatataattgctctacttgggaaggtaaccgccaaaataggagaacacggaaccgaagaagtCAACGTGgtaagagagagggaggaaacgcctctggccatgttggtggcgccaccaacactaagagccatctaaatgacgcttccaaagcgcctcaatcaagggagtttgagcaaagagatgtatgttctcgatgtggagtgtctgatcattgggcacacatttgtagaactcgtgaagaacttgtcaccgcctacaaagcatattgtgaagcaagagaagctcactatgtggaacaagaagatcaagaagatgatctagagttaagggtttgaagactacaaatctggctgggatcaatagatcgcgaattctgtttaagtctttatttttccaagagatataataggcaattgccatatatttttgtagtaaatgccaatggtttagtttttcttcaaagtaggctcactcaaagtaagtgtgatgccTAGGacggttatgagattagtggtacttaagcgagccttgctccatcgacatctctctactcacctggacacatttattttggaattaccgaaagaagttagacgattaccattgttttgtgttagctatcattttggattagattttgtttagtcaaagagataatgatgtaactccgttggcttatgaataaaatttcgagttctttatgactccattttgattatgagcatatgacttttgtgactacgatggctgggccatcagtattaattcaaggatgtggaatagcccaagttctccttgccaaatgacaccttgattactgtcacaaaaactctctacgcttctaggaaaaatcgcacctatgaatagccaacggattccatgcgaaaacgcatgtagagaatgtaaatgagttcctttgcaatacctctaatgattgcgaacaaaggcgcatcttagagaagcttatgtgtctccctagtggactttatgtcactattcgagctattaaatccaataaagttacgagagaagatctcttagatttagacacatattggctttgtcacgacatgataggtcatcctggttatgatatgatgatccgtctactaaagacttcacatggacatcatttgtttcgagcgaaatgaagcataaatcaaaagttgatttctagactaagtgtgaccgacacagctgcctagggcaccacctcagtccaccaccagcctagggctggcgcagtccctatccatcaTGCCATgcatagcgtccatcatggtgatggcgccccaggtgatgctgtaatcaccaacttgcttcaaatagcgtttcagacgctcaggcctaaccaaaatactaattggttgcttctaaagcctctcgctccttttacaaagcccgttcttTAGGGAAATAAGGACTAAGACCGTcatatgcaaaggaaatgaacatactcattctgttcttacatagaatccatggagattctgtggattgattcaaccaacttgcggacgcttaaatattttatgatattggttgacacgcaaacacgctggtcacatgttgtgccattgtccacctataaatgctgcttatgctacactcctagcacatatcaaatgacaacgagctcactccccagatcatcctattcagtcaattggattagactacgctagagagtttacatcgaaagactttcgatggatattgcaatgggatagatgttggacatcatactCTCATgcacacacccaaatggtcttgcggaaacgactacgataaTAGttcagacattggtaatgcgcaccaatctccttatatccacttggggtgatgcaatatcgcatgcaactatgctaattcgtctacgacccaccgctactcaatgtacctctgcgttacagctagtgactcggaacaagtatcgtacttaagcatatttgagtgagccatttatgtgccaattgcgccgccacagtgctctatgatgggtccttacagatgaatgggcaactatgttggatttgagactctaacaatcgtccgccacttaatgcccttgcaaggcgatcttattgccgctagatttgtgggttgtcactttgatgagacagtcttcctgtcgttagggggagataagaacacggatgttcagcaggaacgacaagaattgtcatggcctgtcctcactatgtctcatctcgatccctgttaaagtgacgagatcacacaaatatgttgcAAACAAGCctacaaggaaggacgtccctacgagaggacgtagcgcgaccctacacagaggtaggcatggcgccaacaccaaagagagtggcactctaccgttacaggccatggccccagttaggatgcgtgggaggcccgtaggttcgaaggacactttggcacatttcaatcctttgatcatcaagactcaaaatctgtctcatgagaatcttcggggttagggttatcgttgggggacacctcaacgtcagaacctattctagagaatatagagctctatgaaacttacactagtgtacatgagacgtgggatagaaactccatcataattgatgatgtagttgcgcatgagtttgttgagtcagatgatatcgaaccacgctccgttgatgaatgaatgccaacgtagagaaatttggcctaaatggaaagatgcaatccaggttaagatggattctctaaagAACAGGAAGGTTTTctagctagtgatgccaacacctcctaacataaaacctgttgactaatgggtcttcgttagaaagcgtagtgagaaaaaaagatggtaatctcgccttatggcgcaaggcttctcataaaacatcctggaatcgactacgatgagacatattctcttgtaatggatgtcattgcactccactaccctgtcagtttggtagtttccgaataactaaacttgcagcttacaaatgtggtcactacgtatctctatagggatctagatacggaatatacatgaaggttcatgatgaacttcatttacccaagtcaagtggctgtAGACCAcgaagcgcgtttacaaagaggttgaaacgctctttaaagtgactacttgattgggaagggatatgtcaacgggtttccataacaagttttggattccatcgcggttcatgttggacatgatcttcattagaagcccttgaaaagttaagggaaaccgctgaacacttgaaatccgattttgagatgaaggattatgggataACCGATTATGTCtcaatttggaacttgagcatcgtgtcgatagatgcttaggcatttggacaaggtcaaaccttcaagcacccccatgatcgtccgtattCTCGATCCTGAAAAgtatcctcttcgtctgaaggatgatgacgaagatgtgctagaggcagaagtgccttact
Above is a genomic segment from Rosa chinensis cultivar Old Blush chromosome 3, RchiOBHm-V2, whole genome shotgun sequence containing:
- the LOC112194185 gene encoding uncharacterized protein LOC112194185, which codes for MDTTVTRSIPRWQVIFACCCFILVLSDELFSFIQDAVLRPQTPVFQIDSAVLTQLDVTAGPELTATLDLTVLVINPNVKLGLDFHSIEAMLFYKMMNKDDPREILLLAAKPVSPPFYVTSRNQTVVSFKLSTTSNTFVDQDKVAKPISEAKARPGGTVRFQIRMLAWWNYRRVWFNIGGLRFSKVLCSLLEFVFDDPITETGTLTVNSSRACEEDYTKFSQY